GCCAGAAAGGGCACGTCCGTGGGGCGGGCCGGATCGCCCCAGGATGTGGGCGCGGCCGTGAGCTATCTGGCATCGACCGAGGCCGAGTGGGTCAACGGCCAGGTGCTGCCGGTCAACGGCGGTGGTCTGGTGGCCTGAGTTCAGCAGCCGTCCTCAACAGCCTTCCGGTGGTTCAAGCCGGGAGGCTTTTTTTCACCCAAGAGACCGCGAGCGGTGGCGCTGAAGGCGAGGAGGCTCCCGCCGCGGGCATTCTGGGGTCGCAAACCGGCTTTTGCGGCCGAAGAGGCAAGCCATGTGCCACCAGGGGCGGTTGCGGCCGGTTTTTCTCATAGTCTGCCCCTAGTCTGAATCAGGTAGGTTTGGGCCAAAGCCGTATGGCAATCTGAATAAGAACTCGATAACAACCTGGTGATGTGAGGAAAGCAGATGGAGGCATTGATCTTCGACCATGTCCGTACCCCCCGAGGCAAGGGCAAGCCGGATGGAGCACTGCATGAGGTGACGCCGGTCTGGCTGGCAGCCCAGCCGCTGCTGGCTTTGCGTGAGCGCAACCAGCTCGATACATCGGCGGTGGACGATGTGGTCATGGGCTGTGTGGTACCCGTGGGCGAGCAGGGCGGCAATGTGGGCCGCATGGCGGTGCTGCAGGCCGACTATGCGCAGAGCGTGGCCGGCGTGCAGCTCAACCGTTACTGCGGCTCGGGCCTGGAGGCGGTGAGCTTTGCTGCGGCCAAGGTGATGGCCGGCCAGGCCGATATGACCATCGGTGCCGGCGTGGAGATGATGTCCCGCGTGCCCATGGGGTCGGACGGAGGCGCCTGGGCGCAGGACCCGCAGCTGGCCAGCAAGACCTATTTCGTGATGCAGGGCATTTCGGCAGACTTGCTGGCATCGCTGCGCGGCCACAGCCGCCGTGATCTGGATGAGTACTCGGCCGAAAGCCACCGCCGCGCGGCCACGGCCTGGGCGGAAGGTCGCTTTGACCAGTCTGTGGTTCCCGTCAAAGATTTCCTGGGCATGACGCTGCTGGAAAAGGACGAAACCATTCGCCCCGAGACCACCGCCGATTCGCTGGCCGCCCTCAAGCCCGCGTTCACCGAGATGGGCCAGAAATACGGTTATGACAGCGTGGCGCTGCAGCGCTATCCGCAGGTTGAGCAGATTCACCATCATCACCATGCAGGCAACAGCTCGGGCATTGTCGACGGTGCGGCTGCCGTGCTGATCGGGACGGCCGAGGCCGGTGCCAGGCAGGGCATGAAGCCCAGGGCCCGCATCCGTGCCTTTGCCAGCATAGGCTCCGAGCCGACCCTGATGCTGGACGGCCCGGCTCATGCCGCACGCAAGGCTTTGGCCAGGGCGCGCATGCAGGCTTCGGACATCGATCTGTGGGAGCTCAACGAGGCCTTTGCCACGGTGGTGCTGACCATGATGGAGGAGCTGGACATTCCCCATGAGCGCATGAACGTCAACGGCGGAGCGATTGCCATGGGCCACCCGCTGGGTGCGACGGGCGCCATGATTCTGGGCACGGTGCTGGACGAGCTGGAGCGCACTGGCAAGCGCACGGCGCTGATCAGCCTGTGCGTGGCGGCGGGCATGGGCTCGGCCATGATCATCGAACGCGTGTGAGTGAGGGAGCAGACATCATGACAACGGAAATCATTCGCTACGCCGTAGACGGGGACGGCATTGCCACGCTGACGCTGGATTACCCCGGCAAGACCATGAATGTGATCGACCAGGCTTTCATGGACAGCCTGGAAGCCTGTATCGCACGCATGCACGGCGACGACCG
This region of Comamonas thiooxydans genomic DNA includes:
- a CDS encoding acetyl-CoA C-acetyltransferase, which codes for MEALIFDHVRTPRGKGKPDGALHEVTPVWLAAQPLLALRERNQLDTSAVDDVVMGCVVPVGEQGGNVGRMAVLQADYAQSVAGVQLNRYCGSGLEAVSFAAAKVMAGQADMTIGAGVEMMSRVPMGSDGGAWAQDPQLASKTYFVMQGISADLLASLRGHSRRDLDEYSAESHRRAATAWAEGRFDQSVVPVKDFLGMTLLEKDETIRPETTADSLAALKPAFTEMGQKYGYDSVALQRYPQVEQIHHHHHAGNSSGIVDGAAAVLIGTAEAGARQGMKPRARIRAFASIGSEPTLMLDGPAHAARKALARARMQASDIDLWELNEAFATVVLTMMEELDIPHERMNVNGGAIAMGHPLGATGAMILGTVLDELERTGKRTALISLCVAAGMGSAMIIERV